The Agarilytica rhodophyticola genome has a window encoding:
- a CDS encoding carboxymuconolactone decarboxylase family protein: MTLRVDYFSLAPDAIQILMKQEAYLRDHFSASDTVTVATWELVKLRVSQINQCAFCVDMHSKDALELGESNERLIGLSAWRDMPMYTEVERTALAWAECLTAGQAIDDQTYKSTVAVLGEKVLIDLTVAVNAINSWNRVVKAFKPEVGSYKPQK, encoded by the coding sequence ATGACTCTACGTGTAGACTATTTCAGCTTAGCGCCAGATGCGATACAGATATTAATGAAGCAAGAAGCTTACTTACGCGACCACTTTAGCGCCTCGGACACCGTTACTGTTGCTACCTGGGAATTGGTGAAACTGAGAGTATCGCAGATCAATCAGTGCGCATTTTGTGTAGATATGCATAGTAAAGATGCTCTAGAATTGGGTGAGTCAAACGAGAGACTTATAGGGCTTTCTGCTTGGCGCGATATGCCGATGTATACAGAAGTAGAACGCACAGCATTGGCATGGGCCGAATGTTTGACTGCTGGGCAGGCTATTGATGATCAAACGTACAAATCTACTGTTGCTGTATTGGGTGAAAAGGTCTTGATTGATTTGACAGTTGCTGTAAATGCAATCAATAGTTGGAACCGCGTTGTAAAAGCTTTTAAACCTGAGGTGGGTAGTTATAAACCGCAAAAGTAA
- a CDS encoding low molecular weight protein tyrosine phosphatase family protein, translated as MRNLLFICSRNQWRSPTAEAIWRKHPDFNAKSAGTSPRAKKTVSPADIRWADVIFVMEQKHKNRLKAEFTRMLDHKPVHVLDIPDEYKYMDPELVQELETVVGVYLES; from the coding sequence ATGCGAAATCTATTGTTTATATGTAGTAGGAATCAGTGGCGTAGCCCTACAGCTGAAGCCATATGGAGAAAACACCCTGATTTCAATGCTAAGTCTGCGGGCACTAGCCCGCGGGCTAAAAAAACAGTCAGCCCAGCGGATATCCGCTGGGCTGACGTGATATTCGTCATGGAGCAAAAGCATAAAAATAGGCTTAAAGCAGAGTTCACTCGGATGTTAGATCATAAGCCAGTCCACGTCTTAGATATCCCTGATGAATATAAGTACATGGATCCAGAGTTGGTCCAAGAACTAGAAACTGTTGTTGGGGTGTACTTGGAGAGTTAG
- a CDS encoding NAD(P)H-dependent oxidoreductase: MKCLVVLAHPLKNSLCKHLANKTISHLESKGYIVTVKDLYEESFNPALSENERDSYYQEFDSSQLEDDIMQLKTAESIVLLFPTWWFGFPAILKGWFDRVWAPGHAYEHATDFGPIRQSLNNLKEMKVVTTLGSPWWVDFFILRQPVRKVLKIALLGACAKNCKFTMLSLYKSENLTKSKIDGFVKRIEKKF; this comes from the coding sequence GTGAAGTGTTTAGTCGTATTAGCTCATCCCTTGAAAAATAGCCTATGTAAGCATTTGGCAAACAAAACTATTTCTCATTTAGAATCAAAAGGCTATATAGTTACAGTTAAGGATCTGTATGAAGAAAGCTTCAACCCCGCCTTAAGTGAGAATGAAAGAGATAGTTACTATCAAGAATTCGATAGTTCGCAGCTGGAAGACGATATTATGCAATTGAAGACTGCAGAATCAATAGTATTGCTATTTCCAACTTGGTGGTTTGGCTTCCCGGCAATACTAAAAGGCTGGTTTGACCGAGTCTGGGCACCTGGTCATGCATATGAACACGCGACTGATTTTGGGCCAATCAGACAAAGTTTGAATAATCTCAAAGAAATGAAAGTAGTAACCACTTTGGGTTCTCCTTGGTGGGTGGACTTTTTTATCTTAAGACAGCCAGTAAGAAAAGTTTTGAAAATTGCATTACTTGGTGCTTGCGCTAAAAACTGTAAATTCACAATGCTTTCACTTTATAAAAGTGAAAACCTCACAAAATCAAAAATAGACGGTTTCGTAAAAAGAATAGAGAAAAAGTTTTGA
- a CDS encoding VOC family protein, producing MKLGFVITYVENVKEVLDFYSKAFGVPIKLEFEDNGQLLYGELSTEGATLGFASHEMGKMNLSGAYQKLSLADKPVGQEIVFEHEDVDGVYNNALKEGAISIAPPADKEWGQRIAYVRGIDGALIEICSPMDI from the coding sequence ATGAAATTAGGATTTGTGATTACTTATGTGGAAAATGTAAAAGAGGTTTTGGATTTTTATTCAAAAGCTTTTGGTGTACCAATAAAGTTAGAATTTGAAGACAATGGGCAGCTGCTCTATGGCGAGCTATCGACAGAAGGAGCAACCCTAGGGTTCGCATCCCATGAAATGGGTAAAATGAATCTTAGTGGTGCTTACCAAAAGCTATCGCTTGCGGACAAACCTGTAGGTCAGGAAATAGTTTTCGAGCACGAAGATGTTGATGGTGTTTACAATAACGCACTAAAAGAGGGGGCGATCTCTATCGCTCCGCCAGCCGATAAAGAGTGGGGGCAGCGTATAGCTTATGTTCGTGGTATCGATGGCGCCTTGATAGAAATATGTTCACCAATGGATATATAA
- a CDS encoding methyltransferase family protein: MKKILPPVLFVLFIIVMGVICWGMGAPHNIDYRYSLIGLPFVVAGLTLAVEGKTLFRKLGTNIMTFDEPDKLVTEGVFKYTRNPMYLGLVVAMLGFSLLMGSAITSILLTALFLLITDRWYIAFEEQVMHRKFGLDYEEYCRKVRRWI; the protein is encoded by the coding sequence ATGAAAAAAATATTACCACCGGTTCTATTTGTACTTTTTATCATCGTTATGGGAGTGATATGCTGGGGAATGGGGGCTCCGCACAATATTGATTACCGATACAGCTTAATAGGATTGCCTTTTGTCGTTGCTGGTCTGACGCTTGCGGTTGAAGGGAAAACTCTATTCAGAAAATTAGGCACAAATATCATGACATTTGACGAGCCTGATAAACTGGTAACTGAAGGCGTTTTTAAATACACCAGAAATCCTATGTATCTTGGTCTTGTTGTCGCCATGCTGGGATTTTCCTTACTTATGGGGTCAGCAATTACATCTATACTGCTGACCGCGCTATTTTTGCTCATTACTGATCGGTGGTATATAGCCTTTGAAGAACAAGTAATGCATAGAAAATTTGGATTGGATTATGAAGAGTATTGTCGCAAAGTGCGGCGGTGGATTTAA
- a CDS encoding Crp/Fnr family transcriptional regulator → MEYTHYELLHEIFSQIVPFDQVELDLAYQYFTFQTYKPKDYIFSCGDVVHDIHFIIDGIGRYFYVDKEGNERNKSLVRKGGAFSSVSSLVEGSPSPFFTQAITPCTIGSIEYECLIKLSKSNCNWGDFLRKVFERLVLKKEEREAGFLLLSAKERYEQFLVEFGEESRLIPLRHVAMYIGVTDVTLSRIRREMGLT, encoded by the coding sequence ATGGAATATACTCACTACGAATTGTTACATGAAATTTTCTCGCAAATTGTACCGTTTGACCAAGTCGAATTAGATTTGGCATATCAGTATTTTACTTTTCAAACGTACAAACCGAAGGATTATATTTTTTCCTGCGGCGATGTCGTTCATGATATTCACTTTATAATTGATGGTATTGGGCGGTATTTTTATGTTGATAAAGAAGGTAACGAGCGAAACAAGTCTTTGGTCAGAAAAGGAGGTGCATTTTCTAGTGTCAGTTCTTTGGTAGAGGGGAGTCCCAGCCCTTTTTTCACACAAGCAATTACACCGTGCACCATCGGTTCAATAGAATACGAATGTTTAATTAAGCTTTCAAAAAGCAATTGTAACTGGGGTGACTTTCTTCGAAAAGTTTTCGAACGCCTCGTTTTAAAAAAAGAAGAAAGGGAGGCTGGGTTTTTATTGCTTAGCGCAAAAGAGCGCTATGAGCAGTTTTTAGTCGAATTCGGAGAGGAAAGCAGATTAATACCACTTCGTCATGTAGCGATGTATATTGGTGTAACTGATGTTACTTTGTCGCGAATTAGAAGAGAGATGGGTTTAACATAG
- a CDS encoding site-specific integrase, whose protein sequence is MHWVKRLIYFHNQQHPKIMGSKQIEGFLADLSNTHYCSVNTQRTSLNALVYLYSHFMWCQSG, encoded by the coding sequence ATTCATTGGGTTAAGCGGCTTATATATTTTCATAATCAACAGCACCCCAAAATAATGGGATCAAAACAGATTGAGGGCTTTCTCGCAGATTTATCCAACACACACTATTGCTCTGTCAACACACAACGTACTTCGTTAAATGCGCTCGTATATTTATACAGCCACTTTATGTGGTGTCAATCTGGATAA
- a CDS encoding macro domain-containing protein: MKFKLVAFNLDLFYAWKKYFDRVEGVEIIDGDILKEKADAIVSPANSFGYMDGGLDLKYSKYFGWDLETKVRDVLEKEHFGELPVGNAIVVNTGRQDIPFLVSAPTMRVPSDVSETVNAYLAFKAVIQSCLLHNKGNTLKINTVLCPGLGTGEGKLPAEKCAKQMYVAYQTVLGGKVLKNGGLAAAVKSHMELLHTEDT; the protein is encoded by the coding sequence TTGAAGTTTAAACTAGTCGCTTTTAATTTAGATCTATTTTATGCATGGAAAAAGTATTTCGATAGAGTTGAAGGTGTTGAAATAATAGATGGGGATATCCTCAAAGAAAAAGCTGATGCTATAGTTAGCCCTGCTAATAGCTTCGGGTATATGGATGGTGGATTGGATCTTAAATATAGCAAATATTTTGGTTGGGATTTAGAGACTAAAGTTAGAGACGTTCTAGAAAAGGAACATTTTGGAGAGTTGCCAGTAGGCAATGCAATCGTCGTAAATACGGGACGTCAAGATATTCCATTTCTCGTTAGTGCCCCGACCATGCGGGTTCCCTCAGATGTCAGTGAAACTGTAAATGCTTATTTAGCTTTTAAAGCTGTAATACAATCGTGTCTATTGCATAATAAAGGGAACACATTGAAAATTAATACTGTTTTATGTCCGGGACTAGGAACTGGAGAGGGAAAATTGCCAGCAGAAAAGTGCGCCAAGCAAATGTATGTGGCATACCAAACGGTACTTGGCGGTAAAGTTTTAAAAAATGGTGGTTTAGCAGCGGCAGTTAAAAGTCATATGGAATTGCTTCATACAGAAGACACGTAA
- a CDS encoding site-specific integrase — MHWVKRLIYFHNQQHPKVMGSKQIESFLTDLSNTHYCSVNTQRTSLNALVYLYSHFMWCQSG; from the coding sequence ATTCATTGGGTTAAGCGGCTTATATATTTTCATAATCAACAGCACCCCAAAGTAATGGGATCAAAACAGATTGAGAGCTTTCTCACGGATTTATCCAACACACACTATTGCTCTGTCAACACACAACGTACTTCGTTAAATGCGCTCGTATATTTATACAGCCACTTTATGTGGTGTCAATCTGGATAA
- a CDS encoding AMP-binding protein, protein MLKTGQSSLVHWLEKKREILGEQEKVPAYTYLHGEDFLALGKDISLANDEQYRRLTHTDLLAKAKALAARIQQQCSQGERVLLLYPHSLDYIIAFFACIYAGVIAVPSYPPGNRRRWGRFDSVFKNAEPALILTTQSSSKNIVSWQQEKLTDTSIPIWETDNIECGDSTLWQWPDSESESIAFLQYSSGSTGTPKGVMVSHANILNNLQVITDGFQLSKEDVCVSWLPIYHDMGLIGSVLEPFYLGMNMYMMSPLDILQKPGRWLKAISQLGITASGGPNFIYDHCIKRISEEEKQQLDLSSWRLAFNGAEPINTTTLKKFSEVFAPYGFNAKALTPCYGMAETTLMVSSKVASEVYKTCPSPDTSSFDSATELTSSGRVHHDYDVKIVHPDTQLEMASGQVGEIWVSGPSVAKGYWGQQELSEKVFKASVIGNDKTYLRTGDLGFITNDELVVTGRLKELIIIRGQNYYPQDIEASVSECHLAFSRGDGAAFSVEVEGSERLVVVHEVNRGRITQEESDKVVAAVRGALAESHQLQLHALILIKPASLLRTTSGKIQRVAMKKAYLAGQLKTVYHWSAIDEGKQNPVNRHPINQNIVDAGLRQQNSEDDAKLHNILNWLREYAEKRINSKLIDERRCIPPHIVLDMGNKGLMGVQIPQSDGGLGFNHKQAMKLYQQLGAIDASLALFVGLGNVLGLRPIQGFANERMRQLWLKNIASGRNLAAFAITEPGAGSNPLAMTTTAVRDSEGNFCLNGCKIWSGTAAWASVIHVFAKTYDEQGNSLGITAFMVEQGLEGLQLGAEALTMGLRGTSQCKVIFNNVRLNADAVLGNIGQGMVVAQDAMKFGRLVITSASIGGMKRCAQLMARYARRRQISTGRLLDNPVTIERLNDIQHAIIAVESLVNHIASCLDRGIEVPIELYAACKISGPEYFWQTVDHLVQLLGGRGYVENNIAPQLLRDARILRIFEGPSETLSMFVGARVHKQADVFVNFIKEYSDNANVCDVLRHDLELLATKVNDSHAFEKQLDGERWLHERSGRLAVLATLKSVLSSDNNLTLEWLDRQYHQILQSAQAYLSQSAKMSGNDVLVNILAYENDIGDIEQTLAGEDHELDHYLKSGDGNDSNSDIASPSSEWVLNHNKQMDGQTPSLLQQDIERWMCQWIAKRANLASDEIDVTQDFIAYGLDSVDAVSLSHDLENAFDCQVNADLAWTYPNILSASHFLAKKLRTTSTPSSDSTADTNKLDANKKVKWEEGEI, encoded by the coding sequence ATGCTTAAAACTGGCCAATCATCACTCGTTCATTGGTTAGAGAAAAAAAGAGAAATTCTAGGTGAACAAGAAAAAGTGCCAGCATATACTTATCTGCATGGCGAAGATTTTTTAGCCTTGGGCAAAGATATTTCTCTCGCAAATGATGAGCAATATCGCCGCTTAACTCATACAGATTTATTGGCAAAAGCAAAAGCGCTAGCGGCAAGAATTCAACAGCAGTGTTCTCAGGGTGAACGTGTGTTGTTACTATATCCACATAGCCTGGACTATATCATCGCGTTTTTTGCCTGTATTTATGCTGGGGTTATCGCTGTACCTTCCTATCCACCGGGCAATCGTCGTCGTTGGGGACGATTTGATTCGGTATTTAAAAATGCTGAGCCGGCGCTTATTTTAACTACCCAAAGCTCTAGTAAAAATATTGTCAGTTGGCAGCAAGAAAAATTAACCGACACGAGTATCCCAATATGGGAGACCGATAATATTGAATGTGGTGATTCAACATTGTGGCAATGGCCTGACAGCGAATCCGAGAGTATTGCTTTTTTGCAATATAGTTCGGGTTCGACAGGTACACCAAAAGGTGTGATGGTTAGCCATGCTAATATACTCAATAATTTGCAAGTGATTACCGATGGCTTTCAGTTAAGCAAAGAAGATGTTTGCGTGAGTTGGCTGCCGATATACCACGATATGGGGTTGATTGGTTCAGTACTTGAACCATTTTATCTAGGTATGAATATGTATATGATGTCGCCGTTAGATATTTTACAAAAACCTGGACGTTGGTTAAAAGCCATTAGCCAACTAGGTATAACGGCCTCTGGCGGCCCCAATTTTATTTATGATCATTGTATAAAACGTATTTCTGAGGAAGAAAAACAGCAATTAGATTTAAGTTCGTGGCGCTTAGCATTTAATGGTGCGGAGCCGATTAACACCACAACCTTAAAAAAGTTTTCTGAAGTTTTTGCGCCTTATGGCTTTAATGCCAAGGCGTTGACTCCTTGCTATGGTATGGCAGAAACAACGCTTATGGTAAGTAGCAAGGTAGCAAGTGAAGTTTACAAAACGTGTCCATCACCTGATACTTCATCTTTTGACTCGGCAACGGAGCTTACCAGTTCTGGTAGAGTTCACCATGATTACGATGTGAAAATTGTGCACCCTGACACTCAATTAGAGATGGCGTCCGGCCAAGTAGGAGAAATTTGGGTTAGTGGGCCTAGTGTTGCCAAGGGGTACTGGGGCCAACAAGAACTCAGTGAAAAAGTCTTCAAAGCGAGTGTGATAGGTAACGATAAAACCTATTTGCGTACTGGAGATTTGGGCTTTATTACCAATGATGAATTGGTAGTAACTGGCCGTCTTAAAGAATTAATTATTATTCGCGGACAGAACTATTATCCACAGGATATTGAGGCTTCTGTAAGTGAATGCCATCTTGCATTTAGTCGTGGCGATGGCGCTGCTTTTTCTGTTGAGGTCGAAGGCAGTGAACGATTAGTTGTAGTTCATGAGGTGAACCGTGGACGGATAACACAAGAAGAATCCGACAAGGTTGTGGCTGCGGTACGAGGCGCACTTGCTGAATCCCACCAATTACAATTACATGCATTGATACTGATAAAACCCGCATCATTATTGCGTACTACCAGCGGCAAAATACAGCGTGTGGCTATGAAAAAAGCTTATCTTGCAGGTCAACTCAAAACCGTATATCACTGGAGTGCCATAGATGAAGGAAAACAAAACCCAGTAAACCGACACCCAATAAATCAAAACATTGTTGACGCAGGTCTTCGCCAACAGAATAGTGAAGATGATGCAAAACTGCACAATATACTTAATTGGTTAAGAGAATATGCTGAAAAACGCATTAACTCAAAATTAATAGATGAACGCCGTTGTATCCCTCCTCATATTGTTTTGGATATGGGGAATAAGGGGCTTATGGGAGTTCAAATTCCTCAAAGTGATGGCGGTCTTGGTTTTAACCATAAACAAGCCATGAAGCTTTATCAGCAGCTTGGTGCGATCGATGCATCGTTGGCGCTATTTGTTGGACTAGGTAATGTATTAGGACTGCGTCCAATACAAGGTTTCGCTAATGAGAGGATGCGACAGTTATGGTTGAAAAACATAGCTAGTGGTCGCAACCTTGCAGCATTTGCTATAACTGAGCCTGGCGCTGGTTCCAATCCACTAGCGATGACTACCACCGCAGTTCGCGATAGTGAGGGTAATTTTTGTTTGAATGGCTGTAAAATCTGGAGTGGCACAGCAGCGTGGGCAAGTGTGATTCACGTCTTTGCTAAAACCTATGACGAACAAGGCAATAGTCTAGGCATTACAGCTTTTATGGTAGAGCAGGGGCTTGAAGGCTTGCAGTTGGGAGCAGAGGCTCTAACTATGGGGTTGCGTGGAACATCCCAATGTAAAGTTATATTTAACAACGTACGGCTTAATGCTGATGCGGTGCTTGGCAATATAGGTCAGGGCATGGTTGTTGCGCAAGATGCGATGAAATTTGGCCGTCTGGTAATAACAAGTGCGAGTATTGGTGGCATGAAACGCTGTGCGCAATTAATGGCACGTTATGCTAGGCGTCGGCAAATCAGCACTGGACGCCTACTGGATAACCCGGTAACCATTGAGCGACTTAATGATATCCAACATGCAATTATCGCTGTTGAGTCCTTAGTTAATCATATTGCCAGTTGTCTTGATCGTGGCATTGAGGTACCGATTGAACTTTATGCCGCTTGCAAAATTAGCGGCCCCGAATATTTTTGGCAAACGGTCGACCATCTAGTACAACTCTTAGGAGGCCGGGGTTATGTTGAAAATAATATTGCACCACAATTACTACGCGACGCTAGAATTTTACGAATATTCGAAGGCCCATCAGAAACATTAAGTATGTTTGTCGGTGCACGAGTACACAAACAAGCGGATGTATTTGTTAACTTTATTAAAGAATATTCTGATAATGCAAATGTGTGCGATGTGTTACGTCATGATCTTGAGCTACTGGCGACGAAGGTAAATGATAGCCACGCATTTGAAAAACAACTTGACGGCGAACGTTGGCTACATGAGCGCAGCGGACGCTTAGCTGTATTGGCTACATTAAAATCGGTACTTTCTAGTGATAATAATTTAACCCTTGAATGGCTTGATAGACAATACCATCAGATATTACAAAGTGCTCAAGCCTACTTATCGCAGTCTGCAAAAATGTCTGGTAATGATGTATTAGTAAATATTCTTGCTTACGAAAATGATATTGGTGATATTGAGCAAACACTAGCAGGCGAAGACCACGAGCTTGATCATTACCTTAAGAGTGGTGACGGAAATGACAGTAATAGTGATATTGCATCCCCTTCTTCTGAGTGGGTGCTAAATCATAATAAACAAATGGATGGGCAAACGCCGAGTTTGCTACAACAAGATATTGAGCGGTGGATGTGTCAATGGATTGCTAAGCGAGCCAACCTTGCATCTGATGAAATTGATGTGACTCAGGATTTTATTGCCTACGGTTTGGATTCTGTTGATGCGGTATCGTTAAGTCATGACCTAGAAAATGCCTTTGATTGTCAGGTGAATGCGGATCTTGCATGGACTTATCCGAATATTCTATCGGCCTCTCATTTCTTAGCAAAAAAATTACGTACAACTAGCACACCAAGTAGTGATTCAACAGCAGATACAAACAAACTCGATGCAAATAAAAAAGTTAAGTGGGAAGAAGGGGAAATATAG
- a CDS encoding cyclic peptide export ABC transporter — protein sequence MKLFRVLFENSTRLLLLAIVIGGLSAFMGISLIALINQMIEQYRADFSAYGWRFIFLLVGLLASGLVTQMLLSSIGQRIIYRLRMAMVNRVLASEIEDQERAGAHRLYAVLTKDINDIGVAFSRLPLALYNTLLLLGCIGYLAYLSLPFLLLTLATTVLGLVVDRIFTRKMVLFFKRSRELEDTMFKQYEAVIHGCNELKIDSARRHYVYEKLLRPAAQDYRKTKRRADILWAFKLNWTVALIFSLMGVIVFLGVEVFQAPLEVITGFVLAIMFLRTPITILIDMVPTIIAGSVSLNKIEQLNLAEFNQAYTTNDSSLVATDDITSFTTLELKKIAYTYPSDNVKDDYRFALKPLDLTINSGETLFIIGGNGSGKSTFAKLLLGLYHCSQGEILLNDKLIGKEELPWYRSHFVSVLSNFYLFDHTFVPEGNSVSNTKKDELAHHYLRRLELHEKVTIKNGVLSTTDLSVGQRKRLALLNVYLSPSPLVLLDEWAADQDPRFRQFFYHELLPEMKKMGKTIIAITHDDKYFDCADRIFRFDAGVMSEITKNNSVSGNQAQATISQDAALNF from the coding sequence GTGAAACTATTTCGAGTATTATTTGAAAATTCCACACGTCTATTGTTATTGGCAATCGTAATTGGTGGCTTAAGCGCTTTTATGGGTATTAGCTTGATTGCCCTGATCAACCAGATGATTGAGCAATATCGCGCAGATTTTTCGGCCTATGGTTGGCGTTTTATCTTTTTACTTGTTGGTCTATTAGCCTCTGGGCTTGTAACTCAAATGTTACTTTCTAGTATTGGACAACGCATAATTTATCGCTTGCGCATGGCGATGGTAAATCGTGTTTTGGCTTCCGAAATAGAAGATCAAGAGCGAGCGGGAGCGCATCGATTATATGCAGTATTGACTAAAGATATTAATGATATTGGTGTAGCATTTAGCCGTTTGCCTTTGGCCCTTTACAATACATTATTACTACTAGGTTGTATTGGATATCTTGCTTACCTGTCACTTCCATTTTTACTCTTAACTCTCGCTACAACGGTACTAGGGCTGGTGGTAGACCGCATTTTTACTCGCAAAATGGTATTGTTCTTTAAACGTTCTCGTGAACTTGAAGATACTATGTTTAAACAATATGAAGCGGTTATTCACGGGTGTAACGAATTAAAAATAGACAGCGCTAGACGCCATTATGTGTATGAAAAATTGTTGCGGCCAGCAGCGCAAGACTACCGCAAAACCAAGCGTCGTGCAGACATTCTCTGGGCGTTTAAGCTCAATTGGACGGTTGCTTTGATCTTTAGTTTGATGGGAGTGATAGTATTTTTAGGGGTTGAAGTATTCCAAGCACCGTTGGAAGTGATTACAGGCTTTGTACTGGCCATCATGTTCTTGCGTACACCTATCACTATTTTGATTGATATGGTTCCGACAATTATCGCAGGCAGCGTCTCGCTTAATAAAATTGAACAGCTTAACTTGGCTGAATTTAATCAGGCTTATACCACCAATGATTCTAGTTTAGTGGCAACAGATGATATAACATCTTTTACAACACTGGAGCTAAAGAAAATTGCTTATACGTATCCCTCTGATAATGTAAAAGATGATTATCGCTTTGCCTTAAAGCCTCTAGATCTAACGATTAACTCAGGTGAAACCTTATTTATAATAGGGGGTAATGGTAGCGGTAAATCTACTTTTGCTAAACTGCTACTGGGTCTTTATCATTGCTCGCAGGGTGAAATATTACTCAATGATAAACTCATCGGAAAAGAAGAACTGCCTTGGTATCGCAGCCATTTTGTTAGTGTTCTCTCGAACTTCTATTTATTTGACCATACCTTTGTGCCAGAAGGAAATAGTGTCTCAAATACTAAAAAAGATGAGCTGGCTCACCATTATCTAAGACGCTTGGAATTACATGAAAAAGTTACTATAAAAAACGGTGTCCTATCTACCACCGATTTATCTGTTGGCCAGCGTAAGCGTTTAGCTTTGTTAAATGTTTATTTGTCGCCTTCTCCATTGGTGTTGCTCGATGAGTGGGCTGCCGATCAAGATCCAAGATTTCGCCAGTTCTTTTATCATGAGCTGTTACCAGAAATGAAAAAAATGGGTAAAACCATAATTGCTATTACTCATGATGATAAGTATTTTGACTGTGCTGATAGGATCTTTCGTTTTGATGCGGGGGTTATGAGTGAAATTACAAAAAATAATAGCGTATCGGGCAACCAAGCACAGGCTACTATATCGCAGGATGCCGCACTGAATTTTTAG